DNA from Bos indicus isolate NIAB-ARS_2022 breed Sahiwal x Tharparkar chromosome 15, NIAB-ARS_B.indTharparkar_mat_pri_1.0, whole genome shotgun sequence:
gtatttttttttaagaggattgattgatttattagtttttggctgtgctgggtcttcgttgctgcacgcgggctttctctagttgtggcgagcgggggctgctcttcgCTGTGGGCGCGGACTTGTTGCGATGGCTTGTTACCTGTcccgttgtggagcacgggcttcggtagctgtggtgctgggctcagtagttgcggatAGCTGGCTCTCAGGCCCCAGCACACGGACTTGGCTGCTTCGAGGCATGTGgcgtcttcccggaccaggatcgaacccgtgtcccctgcaagAGTCTGTTGGCGCGCAGACTCTTAACTACTGgcacccctgggaagccctgtgccgAGTGTTTAACGTGAATTCTCTCTTGTCCTCACAACGGCCCTCTGAGAGatggggagcgggggtggggtcCACAGCCGCAGAGCCAGTGAAGAGCAGAGGAGGAAGGCTGGTTCTCCCTGAGTTAGGCAGGGGCTTCAAATCTGGGTtcagtgccccccaccccagccccacctgctGGGCCCCGTAGCCCTCGGCCTGCGCTCTGGCCCTCTTGCCCCTGGGAGAAGCTGGCCCCGCTCCTGAGCACCTCTTCTGATCCCCTGGTTTGGGACATGCCTCTTCGGGTGCCGGGTGccgggcatgggggtggggggcagcacgGCAGTGGGGAAGGGGCTGGGTAAACAGGATGGTCACACCCAGGGTGACAAACCCAGGCACAGGTCGGTGGTGGTTGGGGCCTTCCAGGGGGATGCGGCTTCCAGCGAAGCTCTGAAGGGCGGGTGTCGGGTGATGGGACAGGGTTCTGGGCAGAGGAAGCAGCAGGTCCCAGTGCCAGGGAGAGAGGCAGGTGTGGGGACAGAAGGTAGTTCAGAGCAGCTGGCGCTGTGGGGAGGCACAGGCCCAGCCCTCGGCGTTGAGACACCTAAGCTGCAGGTCGGCCCACCGGAGGCCacggcggggcggggtgggggtgcgggggcTGTGAGAGGAGCCTCTGTGGAGGCGGGGAGGCGGCGCCGCCGGCCCGTGACCCTATGAGCTTCAATTCTGGGAAAGGGGAAGCTGCTGGGGCCTGAGGAGGCTGGGTGGGGACACAGCTTCCTCTTTCTCCGAGGCCTGCAGGGCTACGCTGCTCTGGGGCTCTGGCACCTCCTGTGAGGGGCCCTGGTCGCAGCTTTCCTTCTTGGCTTGCTTCCAGGGAATTTCTGGTCCTAATTGTTTGGGCCTTTTTAGGAGGGTGGGGACGGGCCGTGTGTGAGaaccctctcccctcaccccccaatATCGCCATGTTTCATGGAGGCCTCCGGCTCTAGACGCTGGCCGGGGAGGGCTTTGTGGTGAACGAGACAGACGCCCCTGCCcttgctgctgtctgtgggggcAGAcagtaaacaagcaaacaaataattACAAACCCTGGCGGGAGGCGCAGAGGGAGGGGGGGGTCACAGGACCCACATCAGGCTACCTCATCTAAACCTCGGGCAGCCCTGCTCTGGGGATGAGCAGCTCCCACttccagatgaggagactgagacccATCGAGGTGAAGCAGGGGCTCAGGTCCCGCAGGGAGCTGGGGACTGTGGGGAACAGGCGCCAGGCTGGCTTCTGGGAGGAGTGGCCTTTAAGCTAACTTCTTTTTGTGCCCCCGGGGCCCTGGGGGTGGTTCTCCTCTGCCAGGAACCCTGGGGCCAGAGAGGACCACCGTACCAGCTGCCACCCCTTTCAGGGCCTCAGTCTGCCCATCTCTGACAGCCCTCCCCCCAGGAAGCCCTCGGGAGGTGCCCTGAGGTGCTGGGCTTTGGAAGGTCCCTGATTGCCCTGCCTGCTGGGAgacagggtgggggagggtggaggcTTCACCCACTGCCCCCCTCCGCCCACCCAGCCAAGGGCTTGATGGGAACTTGCTCTTCAGTCAGCGTTCCAGGGCTCCCAGCATAGGTGCTGGAGGCCTGGTGGGGAGAAAGCTCAGAGGGGAGTCAGAGCAGCAGGTGTCCGCGTGTGCAGGGGGTTCTGGGTGGCGGCCAGCAGCTGCCTGACTGGACAGGTCCGCCGGGGGCTCAGGCTGAGTGTAGGGGCCCGGGGAGCTGCTAGTAAGCAGAGACTCGGGGCGGTCAGACTGGAGTAAGTGCTGGTTTGGGTAATTAGAAGGCTCATAATTAGAAGGCATCAGGCGCGAGTGTCTGTGAATGTGCCAGAGGGGGCCCTCGCTGGCTTTGAGTCTAGGCCCTTGGACCCCACTTTCCTCCTGGAAGTCTCGAGATCAGAGCTCCCCGTCCGTCTGGAGGTCAGCAGCTGCACAGCCCCTGCCTGCGGGCACAGGTCACCCAGCAGGTGCCAGTCACGGGGTGGGACTCAGGCCGGGGTGGGGGGACCTCTCCTCTGTGGCCAACCAGCCTCTGACTTTCCACACCTCCCCCAGCCCTCTGGGCCCACCCTGGGGATACGGAGGGGCTCTGGGGCTGGACGGGGCTGTGGGGCTGGCATTGAGGCCTTGGGACTCAGGGTCGGCTGTGGGTGAGCTCCGTGACGAACAAAGGAGGGAGCCTTTGTTGAGTGGGAGCGGggcctgggaaggggagggacacGTGTCACCCCGCTGGAGGAGGCGCCAGTGGAGGCTGGGTCAGAGGATGCCCCCCATCAGGTGCTGACGGCCAGGCTGCGGCGTTCACTGTGCTCCGTGGCCGGACCTTCTGTCCTGGGTTTTCCCTTGAGCTGGCCTTGGGCCGAGAGCCCCCGCCAGTGACCTGGAGAGTCCCGAGGTTGATGTAACTCAAACCCCCGGTCCCACGAGGTCCGTACCAGGCCAGGCCCACAGCACGGCCGGGTCAgtttcctctgcctcccccttcgaGTGGGAAGTCCTGGCCGCTTGTAGGCCAGGAGGCTGTCCTGTGGCCTGGGCTTTACCGCGGGCAGTGCTTCTTCGGCCAGGCTGCCCGTCGGACTCTGAGGCTCCAGGCAGGGCCCCTCCAGGTGCTGGGCTTGGCTGCCCGAGGCTGCCCCACGGAGGTCACCGGCTGCCCGAgacactctccctccctcccgaGCCTGGAGCGTGGCCTCCTGGGGGGGCGTCACGGGACTCCCTGGCTCTGCCGCTTGTCCCTTTTGTCATCTAAGCCAAATCCTTCTCCCTGCTCTTCAGCCGTGTCTGCCGGCTGGAGACTTTTCTCCCGGCACGGCCAGTGCCCGCCACACTCCGTGCCCTCGTGTGCCACGCTTGGTGTCTTGGCCCTTCCCTCCGCCCGGCACGGTCAATCTGTTGGTCGTAGGTCTTCCTGGGGTGTGAGCTCCCTGAGGACAAGGGGCGGAGTACACAGGAGGCGCCTGGGAGAAGACGGAAGGCTTGAGTGCGGGCTGCGACGACCACCCTGTCCCCTGTCCCCGCAGGTCTGCCCAGGGCTCTGAGGGGCAGGCCGGGCACTCTGGAGAAGCCGGCCAAGGGTGGACAGTGGGCCCGCGGGAGGACCAGGGCTGTGGTGGGGTCGGGCTGGGGGAGGCCACGCGCAGGCGCTTTGGGGGAAAGGACGTCTGGAAGGGCCTCCGGCAGGAGAGGCCTTAATGTTGGGCTTTGAAGTGTGGCGGAGCAGGCCTTCCTTGGAGCAGAAGCAGCAAGAGTGAAGGCAGGCAAGCAGAGAGGTGGGCTTGCCTGTGGCCCCCAGAGTTCTGAGAGGCGGGAGCCCTGAGAGCTGGGGATGTGAACGGAGAGGCCCCTCGttcctcccacccccgccccaagcTGTCGGTCCCTTCCTGCCACGCTTCCCTGCTTGGCCTGGGGCAGCTGGCTGTTCGTGGACGAGGCCGGAAACCCCCCAAGCCCGTGCTGCCCTGCGAGGCTGCCCCAGCCTTCTGCCTGCCCACACCAtctccccaccttccctcccatccagcccCGTCCGGGAACACACGCTGGGAACACAGTGGCCGCCTCTTCCGTCTCCACCCGCTGGGGCCTGAGGATGAAGCTGAGCCCGCCACCCTGGCCCCTGTCCTGTCTCCTCGTGGTGAGTGGGGATGGGACAGGGGGAGGCGTGACCTGAGCCCTCAGGAGCCTCGTGCTGAGGTGGGTTACGCAGCCCTTCCTTTGAGGAGCAGAGACAGTCTGGCCCACGCCTCTCTTGGTGCCCCTGGCCTCCCAGTGCTTGGCACGAGCTGGAACCAGGTCTGGAGCCTGAGGAGGTCCCTCACACCCACCATGTGACATTCCCTCTGCCCGTCAGGGTAGCTGGCTCGACCCTGCACCTGTCCCAAGCTGGGGCCCCATCAGAGGACTGGAGAAGGGGGATTCAGGGCAGATAGTTCACACCTGGAATGGGAAAAGAGGGCGCTCCAAGAGGAATGGGTGGGATGCAAATTGAGACGATCCTTCCCTTGGGACCTGTCATGCCCTCTGTGGGTGCCAGGCTGTGAATGGGCTGGCCTTGCATGGCAGGGAGGTCACAGAAGAGGATATGGTCCCAGAGCCTCGGCCAAGGGCCAGAAACACCACCTGTAGACTCGGCCCGAGGGATGATGAAATGAGGCTGGTTAATGACGTTTTCAGCCGTGATGTGGGGGCCAAGGCAGCAAGCAGGAAGTGGGGCGGAACTTGAGAGAGGAATTTGGAAGAACGTCCTCCTCATTGTCCAGGTTAGCTCCAAGGCTGTGACTCAAAAACCCAAGGGTTCGAGAGCCTGCCCTGGCCCTGTCGGGGGATTTCTGGCACTTTCCAGAAGCAGATGTGCTTCCCTCCTTGCCTGGGCAGTGGCAATGCAGCAGGGCTGAGGCAGGCAGGTTGGACTTGTGCATAGGGACTGCAGCTCGAGGGTGCCCCGAAGCCTGGGGGCGGCCCAGGAACCGGAGGCCCCTGTGCCTGGGGCGGCAAGTCGGAGGGCCCGCCGCTGCCGTGCCCCAGTGCTTTCTGCCCCCTGAGTGTGTCCTTCCCTGTGTCCTTCCAGCTGCTGCCCTGGCCTCTGGCCACTGCCACACCGACAGCCCCTCGGCAGTGCCCACCTGGGCAGGAGCCCAACCTGGTGAGCTCGCCCTGCCCGTCGGCCTCTCCTGGGAAGACTGAGGGCCGGGGCAGGGAGCCCAGGCCTGGCTTCTGGCTCTGTTCTCACTCTTTCCCTCCTGCAGGAACCAGGGTGGGGCACATTATGTAGGTCCTGCCCCCCAGGCACCTTCTCGGCTTCCTGGGGCTCTCGCCCGTGCCAGCCACACTCACGCTGCAGCCCTCGAGGGAGGCTAGAGGCCCAGGTGGGCACGGCAACACAAGACGCACTATGTGGAGACTGCCAGCCTGGGTGAGCCATGGGGTGGAGCGAGGGGGTTCATGACCCGGAGGCCAGGACTTGAGATCCTGGGGTCCCAGCCTCACTCACCCCTTGAGTGGGCCTCAGacttcccatctgtgaaatggggtggGTCGGGACCGGTGAGGGTGCCCGTGGGGAAGGTCCAGCCTCTCTAAGGACGGCCTTTGGGCTTCAGTGACATCTTCCCTCCCTGCAGGTGGTTCTCCCCTGCAGAGGCCCCCGGTGTTCCCTGCTGGCCATGCTCCCGGACCCCTCTGGGTGGCCGCAGCTGTTTCAGTGAGTGCAGATGGGGCTAGGACTGGTGGGGATGTGTGGGAAGGGGTCTGGAGAGCTTGAGCCCGAGGGCCCCTCTGTGTCCATCTGGGGCAGTGGGATCCTTACTCCCCTAGCCCAGGGTATCCAGCAGGAGGTGGTCACTTGGTCCGCTGGctgtctcttctctttccatCTCCGAGGGACAGAGACTGTCACAGCTGGGGGCTCACGTCCCAACCCGTCTcctgtccttccttctccccctcAAAACGACCCACATGGACGAGTGTgagcatacacactcacacacgtgcACCTCCTCTCACCCGTGGAGTTGGTCACTTTCTGAGGAAACCAGCTGATGGGCCAGGCTTGTGGAGAGGCAGGGTCTGGTGCCCTGTGCCCAGGCACGTGTGCACCACTGCCTTTTGTTTACACTCTGGCCTAGATGGGGGCTCAGGGTCTGGCCATCCTGATGGTCAAGTGGCTAAAAAGGAGGGGGCTGAGCTGGCCTTGGCTTCCCCAACGTGGTGGACAGTGGGTGGCTGTGGGCCTATCAGTATCACAAatcccacccctgccccgtgACTCAGCCCTGGGCCTTGCTGAgtgtctgcctctctgcctctgtcctgcCTCCATCCTCCGTGGTGCTCAGAACGGGGGCGACGGGCCCGACGTGGCGTGGAGGTGGCCGCAGGGGCCGGTGGTGCAGCGGAGACGCGGCAGCCTGGGAACAGCACGCGGGCAGGCAGCCCCGAGGAGACGGCTGCCCAGTACGCAGTGATCGCCATCGTGCCCATCTTCTGTCTCATGGGGCTGCTGGGCATCCTGGTGTGCAACCTGCTCAAGCGGAAGGGCTACCACTGCACGGCCCAGAAGGAGGTCGGGCCTGGCCCCGGAGGCGGAGGCAGCGGTGAGGCCCAACCGGGGGTTGAGTGGGAGGCGGGTTGGCCCAGCCTAGCTCAGCTTGGGGTCACCTGAGGCAATCTACTTGGCCTGGAAGGGTGATCAGGAGAGTTTCCTGGAGGTGTGGCACGTGGGCAAACTGATAAAGTGGAAGGAAGGCTGAGATGGCCCAAGGTGGCAACTGGGGCAGAACAGGCAGAGAGGTCAAGGGGCTGCAGCGGGATTCCCTCCCAGCTGGAGGAGTCTGGACCCCTTTGGGGCTGCTGCTGTGTGTGTAGTTAAAGGTTAGACTGCCTCCTGAGTACTCAGGGTGACCTCTGGCCTCTGGCCTGAAGGGCTGGCAGGGCAGCTGACCTGGACAGGCACCATGAGAGGCTCCGGTTTCAGCTCCAGGCTGTGGTTTGAGTTACAAGCCCTGGAACCAGAGGGAAAGACATGTTCGTCCTGCCCCTCCCCTAGGGCCTTAGagcccttttcttttttcccttaccCCTCCTTGGCCAAGTCAAGATTGAATGGTGCCTCCCATGCCAGTCCCCTTTCCAGCCCCTGTCTCTGCAGGGCCAGGAGGGGGACAGGACAGGAACTTTGGGCAGGCCACTTAGCCTGGAACCACATGTTTTCCTAGGACTCCCTTTAACTTGCTGGCTGCTGCCTGGGTGCAAGTCCTAGGAGCTCTGCTGCTGGCCCAGGATTCATTGTATGGCCCATTCTCGTGCCCTTGAGGTCTGGGCCCTTGGTTAGTTACGAAGAAGACAGGGCAGTGTGCAGGGCGTGACAGGCCCAGAACGGCAGAGTGTGCTGGGGCTGGCGGGGGTTCTGGGCAGAGAGGCCACACACAGCTCCCTGAGGCTGAGGAGAGGGCAGGCCCTGGGAGAGGctggcccccaccccacacactctGTGCAGGATGGTGGAGTTCAGGTGGCCCTGAAACTGCTCAGCACCTGGGGCTGCCAGGTGCAGGGAGCGGTGGTGCTGAGCAGTGAAGCTGGTAACAGCTCAGAGCCAGAGCTGAGGCCCTAGACGCGCACACACCCGGGCCTGGGGCGCCCTCTGCTGCCAAATCCTGGCGTAGCCGGCGAGCAGCAGCGTGTCCCTCCCGCTTCTTCCCTGGAGTCGTGGTGGTTCTCTCTCCTCCAGGGACGAACCCTGCCTGCCGGCCTGAGGACGCCAGTGAGGACACCATTGGGGTCTTGGTGCGCCTGATCACAGAGAAGAAAGGTGAGGAGGGAGGTCTGGCCCCATCCCCGCGCCAGAGCGCTGCTCTGCCCCTCCCGCCGGCGCGCCTCGGGCAGCCTGGCCCTCTGACCGTGTGGCTGGCGGTGCTGCCCCCTTTCTTGCTCGGTGAGCGGGGGAGGAAAAGGCACACGGCCGGCCCTGGGGAGGAGTGAGTGGGCAGGGGGCCGGTGCGGGGGCGGGTCCTCCCTGGCTGCCCAGAGCCAGGTTCTGAGAGCAGCTGCCCACAGAGAATGCCGCGGCGCTGGAGGAGCTGCTGAAGGAGTACCACAGCCGACAGCTGGTGCAGACCAGCCACCGGCCTCTGCCCAGGTGAGCCGGCAGGCGGGCCCCCGACAGCAGGTACTCGGCCTGCCTCCCGGTGACTCGGCCCTGGGGTGCGTTTCCCCTCCTGTCTCTCCGGGGTCTCCTGGGCCTGCCCCGCCCCGTGACCCTCCCGCCTGTGTTCCCCACAGGCTGCCGCCGGGCCCGCCCAGCATGCCGCACGTTTGCCCGCATCGCCAGCACCTCCACACCGTGCAGGGCCTGGCCTCGCTCTCGGGCCCCTGCTGCTCCCGTTGTAGCCAGAAGAAGTGGCCCGAGGTGCTGCTGTCCCCTGAGGCTGCAGCTGCCACCACTCCTGCCCCCAGACTCCTGCCCAACCCAGCCAGGACCCCCAAGGCTGGGGCCAAGGCCGGACGCCAGGGCGAGATCACCATCTTGTCTGTGGGCAGGTGAGGAGGGCACAGACCACAGGTGACCCCTGACGGCTgtgggggaggcagggctggaggtCGATCTGTGGGCAGCCCCACCCTTCCTGGCCTCAGTGGGCCTCTCTTTGCAGTGGGCGTTGCCAGGGTCCTCGCCCTGATAACACCTGGGCCCCCATGACACCTAAGAACCTGGTCACACACAGCCTAGAGTTGGGAGCCCGGCAGTGGGCGAGAAGACATGGGGAGGGCTCAGGCTCTGATCCAGGAACTTGCTGTGCAACCTCACACCTGGGGATCCCCCTCTAATGGGGGAACATGGCATCGCCGCTCCTCACAGGTTCCGCGTGGCCCGAATTCCCGAGCAGCGCGTGAGTTCAGTGGCCTCCGAGGTGAAGACCATCACGGAGGCTGGGCCCTCAGGGGGTGAGCTCCCCAACTCCCCACGACCTGGCCTCCCCAGTGAACAGCGGGCACTTCTAGGAAGTGGTGGAAGCCATGCTAAGTGGCCAAAGCCCCCAGCAGAGAACAAGGCTGAGGTGAGGACCCGAGTGGGAAGGGGTCTTGTCAGCACCTGGGCCACTTCCGTGGCGGACAAGGCAGGGGTGGAGGTCCACAGGGCGCTGGGCAGGGGCTGCTTTCTTGGAGCCAGAAGCCCCCTGACAGCTCTGATCCCTCAACTCTGTCCCCCAGGAGAACCGCTATGTGGTCCGGCTAAGTGAGAGCAACCTGGTCATCTGAGGAGCTGTCCCGTCTGAGGACcctgcagccctgccctgggcGGTTccgagggcttcctggaggagggggagctGCAGCTGGGCCCATGAGGATCCAGAAACGCCAGCAGACAAAACCGCCAAGGCCTGGAGGTGGGAGTGTCCACCCCGGTGAGGAGACAGGAGGCCGGCCATCGGGTGCTGTGTGCAGGAGCAGGTGGAGGCCCCCTCCCGTCCCCGCCACCCATTTCCCTCCCGCAGGTccttgagcctgtgccctgcccTGACCTCTGCTCCACTGGGCGGCTAGGCCTTGTGGTGGGGAAGGGCCCTCTGCCTGGCACCCCTGGCCCCACCCTTGCCCCTGTAGGGGGGacttctccctccttttctgaCAGGTCCTATAAAGGACCTGGGCTGGGAGCTGAGTTTTGGGTTCTCGTCCAGGTCAAGCCCCTGGCCATTACTGGGTCCCAGTTCTTTCGACTGTGAAGTGGGGGTAGCGGCACCGCGGCGCACAGGGCCTTCCCGCCTCGCAGGCTCTGGGCTGGGTCGTGGGGGTGGAGAGCTCGACTCCACACTGCCCCTCCCACTAGTAGCTTTATCTGACCCCGTTTTTGCTGCTTCAGGCCCTCCGCCTTCAAGTCCCCCCAGGGCTGCCTGAATGTGGCTCTGCATACATAAGGGGCCTAATGCATGTGCCTGCCTCTGCCCCTGCTGTTTTTATTGAAACTGAAGAAACAGACTTGACCTGGGCAGGACTGTGGTGCAGAGCCCCAGCCACCCCCACGATCTCAGGCGCTTTGGAGGGAAGTGGCGTGTGCGACAGGGCTGGGAAGGGGCCTCTGGCCTCGGTGGTGTGTGTCCCTGCGGTGTTGGTGTTTGTCCCCTGGCCTGGGCAGTGCAGGCGACTGCTCCACCTCCGTTTCCACACTGGCTCAGCAGTCTCGTTATTTATGTGGGGCTGTGCAGGCACGGGCCCACGGCTGTCCCCGTTTCTCTTATTTATTGAAACTTGGCTGTTGTCCATCCTTGTGTCTCCATACTCATCCATTgttgaataataaaaatgtggGAAAGTAGTGTCAGGAGGAGCTGCTTGTCCTTGTGCCTCTTCCCAGGTTGCCCATTCACTGCATAGTTCTGTGTCAGGCCCTGTGTGTGGGACATGCCATCCCTCCCCTGGCAGTGTCTGCTGTTTGGCAGGTGGGGCACCAGATGAAGTGGGGCCAGAGGTGGCCTCGCAGGTCATCTGGCCTTATCTGCCCTTGGGTAAGGAAGAGCTGCAGTCCAACCATAGGTACAGG
Protein-coding regions in this window:
- the RELT gene encoding tumor necrosis factor receptor superfamily member 19L → MKLSPPPWPLSCLLVLLPWPLATATPTAPRQCPPGQEPNLEPGWGTLCRSCPPGTFSASWGSRPCQPHSRCSPRGRLEAQVGTATQDALCGDCQPGWFSPAEAPGVPCWPCSRTPLGGRSCFKRGRRARRGVEVAAGAGGAAETRQPGNSTRAGSPEETAAQYAVIAIVPIFCLMGLLGILVCNLLKRKGYHCTAQKEVGPGPGGGGSGTNPACRPEDASEDTIGVLVRLITEKKENAAALEELLKEYHSRQLVQTSHRPLPRLPPGPPSMPHVCPHRQHLHTVQGLASLSGPCCSRCSQKKWPEVLLSPEAAAATTPAPRLLPNPARTPKAGAKAGRQGEITILSVGRFRVARIPEQRVSSVASEVKTITEAGPSGGELPNSPRPGLPSEQRALLGSGGSHAKWPKPPAENKAEENRYVVRLSESNLVI